In Mustela erminea isolate mMusErm1 chromosome 8, mMusErm1.Pri, whole genome shotgun sequence, a genomic segment contains:
- the LOC116597089 gene encoding homeobox protein cut-like 1 → MASESNHFLVNVKFNFTHLSDPVGKTAKAKTSDVEKLWVTVGSGLGSRAGRRGGGERGPSPSLPDARLAGPRGAKFPEGQWRRQQQRRRRRRRRRGEPGVGGAGLRAARAARFPSARAAFLAPPSAWSVEPGTPAAAFQSCVFLSSMNVIRELR, encoded by the exons ATGGCCTCTGAGAGCAATCACTTTCTAGTTAATGTCAAGTTCAATTTCACACATCTCTCAGACCCTGTAGGCAAAACTGCAAAGGCAAAGACTTCTGATGTTGAGAAACTTTGGGTAACTG taGGCTCCGGGCTGGGGAGCCGCGCGGGccggaggggaggcggggagcgcggcccctccccttccctccccgacGCCCGCCTCGCGGGGCCGCGCGGCGCGAAGTTCCCAGAGGGGCAgtggcggcggcagcagcagcgacggcggcggcggcggcggcggcgcggagagccgggggtggggggggcggggctgagGGCCGCGCGGGCGGCGCGCTTCCCGAGCGCACGCGCTGCGTTCCTCGCGCCGCCGTCCGCCTGGTCCGTGGAGCCGGGAACACCGGCCGCTGCATTTCAGTCCT